Proteins found in one Paenibacillus borealis genomic segment:
- a CDS encoding thiamine-binding protein yields MANTLLSIQVIPKTPNNEDSIPYVDTAIEVIQKSGVKHQVNPLDTTMEGELTELLDIVRQMHEALIASGSPSVISQIKIAHNPNGISMDKLTEKYRP; encoded by the coding sequence ATGGCTAATACACTGCTTAGCATTCAGGTAATTCCCAAAACTCCAAACAATGAGGATTCGATCCCTTACGTGGACACTGCGATTGAGGTGATTCAGAAGTCGGGGGTTAAACATCAGGTGAATCCGCTTGATACTACCATGGAAGGTGAGCTCACCGAGCTGCTTGATATTGTACGCCAGATGCATGAGGCGCTGATTGCCTCCGGCAGCCCGAGCGTGATCTCCCAGATTAAGATCGCCCATAATCCGAACGGCATCAGCATGGACAAGCTGACGGAGAAATACCGGCCGTGA
- a CDS encoding ABC transporter permease: MRSTWRQIWPPLVAVIFFLGAWQIAVSVFHIPAWQLPSPSDIARESRGNASGIWAHTSATLRLTLIGFPVGTGIGLIVALLLHLLPWLKRALYPLLILSQNVPSIALGPLLIIWFGFGLLPKIVLITLVCFFPVAVAAMGGLAQSDRVMMNYMKMAGASKWQIFAKLELPGSLPSLFSGLKISATYAVMGAVVAEWIGADKGIGYYMLLQKASYRTDRMFVAIVIIVLLSLVLFALIALLEKWLVRWKPRKEA, from the coding sequence GTGAGAAGCACCTGGAGACAAATCTGGCCGCCCCTCGTGGCGGTCATCTTTTTTCTGGGCGCATGGCAGATCGCGGTATCGGTGTTCCATATCCCCGCCTGGCAGCTGCCGAGCCCGTCTGATATCGCGCGGGAATCACGCGGCAACGCCTCCGGGATCTGGGCGCATACGTCCGCAACGCTGCGGCTGACCCTGATCGGTTTCCCGGTCGGCACCGGCATCGGCCTCATTGTGGCCCTGCTGCTACATCTGCTGCCCTGGCTCAAAAGAGCGCTCTATCCGCTGCTGATCCTCAGCCAGAATGTGCCCTCCATTGCCCTGGGCCCGCTGCTGATTATCTGGTTCGGCTTCGGCCTGCTGCCTAAGATCGTCCTAATCACCCTCGTCTGCTTCTTCCCGGTTGCCGTAGCCGCCATGGGCGGGCTGGCTCAAAGCGACCGGGTAATGATGAACTATATGAAAATGGCCGGTGCGAGCAAATGGCAGATCTTCGCCAAGCTGGAGCTTCCCGGGTCCCTGCCCTCCCTGTTCTCAGGGCTCAAAATCTCCGCGACTTATGCCGTAATGGGCGCAGTGGTTGCCGAGTGGATCGGCGCAGACAAAGGCATCGGCTATTATATGCTGCTGCAGAAGGCCTCCTACCGTACGGACCGGATGTTCGTGGCCATCGTCATTATCGTGCTGCTGAGTCTGGTGCTGTTCGCGCTGATTGCCCTGCTGGAGAAATGGCTCGTGCGCTGGAAACCGCGCAAGGAAGCTTAA